A genomic window from Blastococcus saxobsidens DD2 includes:
- a CDS encoding Lrp/AsnC family transcriptional regulator, with translation MITAIVMIDASTDSIAEVAQAVAELDGVSEVYSVAGDADLIAIVRVREFEQVAEVIAGRINKVPGVVDTDTHIAFRAFSRHDLEAAFSIGVDSAD, from the coding sequence GTGATCACCGCCATCGTGATGATCGACGCCAGCACCGACTCGATCGCGGAGGTCGCGCAGGCCGTCGCCGAGCTCGACGGAGTCAGCGAGGTCTACTCCGTCGCCGGTGATGCCGATCTGATCGCCATCGTCCGCGTCCGCGAGTTCGAGCAGGTCGCCGAGGTCATCGCCGGCCGCATCAACAAGGTGCCGGGCGTGGTGGACACCGACACGCACATCGCCTTCCGCGCCTTCTCGCGGCACGATCTGGAGGCCGCGTTCTCCATCGGCGTCGACAGCGCCGACTGA
- a CDS encoding DEDD exonuclease domain-containing protein has protein sequence MPPSPASPRYQQVTIDEVGTPLAQVTFVVVDLETTGGSPKDSAITEIGAVKVRGGQVLGEFQTLVDPGHAIPPYISVLTGITSSMVAAAPRIGSVLPSFLEFARGAVLVAHNAPFDLGFLKAACAENGLAWPAAASVDTAVLARRLLSRDEVPNCKLATLAPYFSATTSPTHRALDDARATVDVLHGLFERLGPLGVTTLEELTGLTRQVDPERRRKRDLADGVPHGPGVYLFRGPRDEPLYVGTSTDLRSRVRSYFTSGEQRSRITEMVALAQRVDAVPCAHALEAAVRELRLIAQHKPRYNRRSRFPERALWVRLTEEPFPRLSVVRRVRPDAGVFLGPFPDRRAADAAVAAVHEALPLRQCTARLSPRTPISACALAGMGRCGAPCTGAQSVLEYADAAGVFAAAVTSDPQPLLAPLIARVDRLAGEERYEDAAVLRDRIAVLVRAVRRRQRLASLAAVPELVLARPDGDGGWELSVVRLGRLAAAGNAPRGTTVRSVLPVLLATAETVAGADGERTTSVDETELVLRWLEKPGTRLVQLTGTLASPAPGTGAYSGFLARVETGRDARDPFADGRSLGTRARPERIASSA, from the coding sequence GTGCCACCCTCCCCCGCATCACCGCGCTACCAGCAGGTCACCATCGACGAGGTCGGCACGCCGCTCGCGCAGGTCACCTTCGTCGTCGTCGACCTGGAGACCACCGGTGGCTCCCCCAAGGACAGCGCGATCACCGAGATCGGGGCGGTGAAGGTCCGCGGCGGCCAGGTGCTCGGCGAGTTCCAGACCCTGGTCGACCCCGGCCACGCGATCCCCCCGTACATCAGCGTGCTCACCGGGATCACGTCCTCCATGGTCGCGGCGGCGCCGCGCATCGGTTCGGTCCTGCCGTCCTTCCTCGAGTTCGCCCGCGGCGCGGTGCTGGTGGCGCACAACGCACCGTTCGACCTCGGGTTCCTCAAGGCCGCCTGCGCGGAGAACGGGCTGGCCTGGCCGGCTGCGGCCTCGGTGGACACCGCCGTCCTGGCCCGCCGGCTGCTCAGCCGCGACGAGGTCCCGAACTGCAAACTCGCCACCCTCGCCCCGTACTTCTCCGCCACCACCTCGCCGACCCACCGGGCGCTCGACGACGCCCGTGCCACCGTCGACGTCCTGCACGGCCTCTTCGAGCGGCTCGGCCCGCTCGGGGTCACCACGCTCGAGGAGCTCACCGGGCTGACCCGTCAGGTCGACCCCGAGCGCCGGCGCAAGCGGGACCTGGCCGACGGCGTCCCCCACGGCCCCGGTGTCTACCTCTTCCGCGGGCCCCGCGACGAGCCGCTCTACGTCGGCACCTCCACCGACCTGCGCAGCCGGGTCCGCAGCTACTTCACCTCCGGGGAGCAGCGGAGCCGGATCACCGAGATGGTGGCCCTGGCCCAGCGGGTGGACGCCGTTCCCTGCGCGCACGCCCTTGAGGCGGCCGTCCGCGAGCTCCGGCTGATCGCCCAGCACAAGCCCCGGTACAACCGCCGCTCCCGCTTCCCGGAGCGGGCACTGTGGGTCCGGCTCACCGAGGAGCCCTTCCCGCGGTTGTCGGTCGTGCGGCGGGTACGACCCGACGCCGGGGTGTTCCTGGGGCCGTTCCCCGACCGCCGGGCGGCCGATGCGGCCGTGGCCGCCGTGCACGAGGCCCTGCCGTTGCGGCAGTGCACCGCGCGGCTGTCCCCCCGGACCCCGATCAGCGCCTGCGCGCTGGCCGGCATGGGCCGCTGCGGTGCGCCGTGCACCGGCGCGCAGTCGGTCCTGGAGTACGCCGATGCCGCCGGCGTCTTCGCCGCCGCGGTCACCTCCGATCCGCAGCCGCTGCTCGCCCCGCTGATCGCGCGGGTGGACCGGCTCGCCGGGGAGGAACGGTACGAGGACGCCGCCGTGCTGCGCGACCGGATCGCGGTCCTCGTCCGCGCCGTGCGGCGGCGGCAGCGGCTGGCGTCCCTGGCCGCCGTCCCGGAGCTGGTGCTGGCCCGTCCCGACGGTGACGGCGGCTGGGAGCTGTCGGTCGTCCGGCTGGGACGGTTGGCGGCCGCCGGCAACGCCCCCCGGGGGACCACGGTCCGGAGCGTCCTCCCGGTGCTGCTGGCGACGGCGGAGACGGTGGCCGGGGCGGACGGCGAACGGACCACGTCGGTGGACGAGACCGAACTGGTGCTCCGCTGGCTGGAGAAGCCCGGCACCCGCCTGGTGCAGCTCACCGGGACGCTGGCCAGCCCCGCACCCGGCACCGGCGCCTACAGCGGCTTCCTCGCGCGCGTGGAGACCGGCCGCGACGCCCGCGACCCGTTCGCCGACGGTCGGTCGCTGGGCACCCGCGCGCGGCCGGAACGGATAGCATCCTCGGCGTGA
- a CDS encoding M15 family metallopeptidase: MCSLGSAGHVLRCDAAAAYRAMSAAYAAALGAPICITDSYRTYAGQVRLYGQKPALAAVPGTSNHGWGLAVDLCGGIQAFGTPQYAWMVANAGSDSCTPRGLIPAPAARSPGTGSTRAAESGPGAGGRGGIVGASS, translated from the coding sequence ATGTGCTCCCTCGGCTCCGCCGGGCACGTGCTGCGCTGCGACGCGGCGGCCGCCTACCGGGCGATGTCGGCGGCCTACGCCGCGGCTCTCGGCGCTCCGATCTGCATCACCGACTCCTACCGGACCTACGCCGGCCAGGTGCGGTTGTACGGGCAGAAGCCGGCGCTCGCGGCGGTGCCCGGAACGAGCAACCACGGCTGGGGGCTGGCGGTGGATCTCTGCGGCGGCATCCAGGCGTTCGGCACCCCCCAGTACGCCTGGATGGTGGCGAACGCCGGTTCAGATTCCTGCACCCCACGTGGGCTGATCCCGGCACCGGCCGCGAGGAGCCCTGGCACTGGGAGTACGCGGGCAGCTGAGAGCGGCCCGGGTGCCGGCGGCCGCGGCGGAATTGTCGGTGCCTCCTCCTAG
- a CDS encoding C40 family peptidase, translating to MTVTLLPATASAVPDEVRTADQAAARVAEASHELEVVSEQLNDARVVLAGHQAAATTAGAAVVAAEGQLAALDGQIRQLARSAYTGSGMSPLDLLLTSDSTDELIFSLGTLDAIAEHTDEVLTEVEQAAEVADESREAAAAATAAAQGVVDEITVTRQELERRIADYQRQYDALTAQQQEEVARAHGGESLPAPSGVTAPSSAAQVAVDTALAQAGDPYVWGAGGPNAFDCSGLTSYAYAAAGVMLPHSSRMQSQMGVPVSRSELQPGDLLFFYSPVSHVAMYIGNGQMVHASTSGQPVKVASVTAMGSFNSARRIVG from the coding sequence GTGACCGTGACCCTGCTGCCGGCCACGGCGTCCGCCGTCCCCGATGAGGTCAGGACCGCCGACCAGGCGGCCGCCCGGGTGGCCGAGGCCAGCCACGAGCTCGAGGTCGTCTCCGAGCAGCTCAACGATGCACGGGTCGTCCTCGCCGGGCACCAGGCCGCGGCGACGACCGCCGGCGCGGCCGTCGTCGCCGCGGAGGGTCAGCTCGCGGCCCTCGACGGGCAGATCCGCCAGCTGGCCCGCAGTGCCTACACCGGCAGCGGCATGTCCCCGCTCGACCTCCTCCTGACCAGTGACTCGACCGACGAGCTGATCTTCTCCCTGGGCACCCTCGATGCGATCGCGGAGCACACCGACGAGGTGCTCACCGAGGTGGAGCAGGCGGCCGAGGTGGCCGACGAGTCGCGGGAGGCGGCGGCCGCCGCCACCGCCGCGGCGCAGGGCGTCGTGGACGAGATCACCGTCACGCGGCAGGAACTCGAGCGCAGGATCGCCGACTACCAGCGGCAGTACGACGCACTCACCGCCCAGCAGCAGGAGGAGGTGGCCCGCGCGCACGGAGGTGAGAGCCTCCCGGCGCCCAGCGGCGTGACCGCCCCCAGCTCCGCGGCGCAGGTGGCCGTCGACACCGCTCTCGCGCAGGCCGGCGACCCGTACGTGTGGGGCGCCGGTGGTCCGAACGCCTTCGACTGCTCCGGGCTGACGTCCTACGCCTACGCCGCGGCCGGGGTGATGCTGCCGCACTCCAGCCGGATGCAGTCGCAGATGGGTGTTCCGGTCTCCCGTAGTGAACTGCAGCCGGGCGACCTGCTCTTCTTCTACAGCCCGGTCAGCCACGTCGCCATGTACATCGGCAACGGGCAGATGGTGCACGCCTCGACCTCCGGCCAGCCGGTCAAGGTGGCGAGCGTGACAGCGATGGGCAGCTTCAACAGCGCCCGCCGCATCGTCGGCTGA
- a CDS encoding M48 family metallopeptidase — protein MNARRAALVAAAVLGIAVVVVIVVRTPWDVLPEPPGGYTEPDPTAGLGADRIERAEAFAAALRPASLVAIVLGLAVSAVLGLTPLGGRLVRAVAAPLGGRWSTQVLVGVPVLVAIGRLVTLPVSVYAETVRHRYGLSTRGWGLWLRDVAVSVAISAVLTTLVVLMFLWLVRRAPRSWWAWAAGATAALVVVGSFLYPVVIEPAFNEFESLPVGELRSDLLALAEENGTPVQDVLVSDASRRTTALNAYVSGFGATRRIVVYDTLLGELPDEEIEAIVAHELGHVATDDILTGTLMGALGAGAAVALLGWLLSWMPLLRRAGAESPGDPRVAPLLLLLVTVGTLLATPVQNLVSRQIEARADLRALELTGDAEAFIGMQRRLAATNLADPDPPAAWHWYFGSHPTAAHRIAMAEDWQRLEGG, from the coding sequence GTGAACGCTCGCCGGGCCGCCCTGGTGGCCGCGGCCGTCCTCGGGATCGCCGTCGTCGTGGTGATCGTCGTCCGCACCCCGTGGGACGTCCTCCCGGAGCCGCCGGGCGGGTACACCGAACCGGACCCCACCGCCGGGCTGGGCGCCGACCGGATCGAGCGCGCGGAGGCCTTCGCCGCCGCGCTGCGGCCGGCGTCCCTCGTCGCGATCGTGCTCGGGCTGGCGGTCTCGGCGGTCCTCGGGCTGACCCCGCTGGGTGGGCGGCTGGTGCGGGCCGTGGCGGCTCCGCTGGGCGGCCGATGGTCCACCCAGGTGCTGGTGGGGGTCCCCGTACTGGTCGCCATCGGGCGGCTCGTCACGTTGCCGGTGTCGGTCTACGCGGAGACGGTCCGGCACCGGTACGGCCTCTCCACCCGCGGCTGGGGGCTCTGGCTGCGTGACGTCGCCGTCTCGGTGGCCATCAGCGCGGTGCTGACGACGCTCGTGGTCCTGATGTTCCTGTGGCTGGTCCGCCGGGCCCCGCGCTCCTGGTGGGCGTGGGCCGCCGGTGCGACCGCGGCCCTGGTGGTGGTCGGCTCCTTCCTCTATCCGGTCGTGATCGAGCCGGCCTTCAACGAGTTCGAGTCGCTGCCGGTCGGCGAGCTCCGGAGCGACCTGCTGGCGCTTGCGGAGGAGAACGGCACGCCGGTCCAGGACGTCCTGGTCTCCGACGCCTCCCGGCGGACCACGGCGCTGAACGCCTACGTCTCCGGTTTCGGCGCCACCCGGCGGATCGTCGTCTACGACACGCTCCTCGGTGAGTTGCCGGACGAGGAGATCGAGGCGATCGTGGCGCACGAGCTGGGGCACGTCGCCACCGACGACATCCTGACCGGCACGCTGATGGGCGCGCTGGGCGCCGGGGCGGCCGTGGCGCTGCTCGGCTGGCTGCTCAGCTGGATGCCGCTGCTGCGGCGGGCCGGGGCCGAGTCGCCCGGCGATCCCCGCGTGGCACCGCTGCTCCTGCTCCTCGTCACCGTGGGCACGCTCCTGGCCACTCCGGTGCAGAACCTGGTGTCCCGGCAGATCGAGGCGCGGGCCGACCTGCGCGCCCTGGAGCTGACCGGCGACGCGGAGGCGTTCATCGGCATGCAGCGACGGCTGGCGGCGACCAACCTGGCCGACCCCGATCCGCCGGCGGCGTGGCACTGGTACTTCGGCAGTCATCCCACCGCCGCGCACCGGATCGCCATGGCCGAGGACTGGCAGCGGCTGGAGGGCGGGTGA
- a CDS encoding glycosyltransferase family 4 protein: MTRTLVVTNDFPPRQGGIQTFVAALLERRPPDSLVVLASDSPGSAEHDAALPYPVVRRPTGMLLPTRATARAAVQLADRFGCDTALFGAAAPLGLLAPRLRAAGVRHLVGATHGHETGWVALPGSRQLMQRIASGLDVLTYISEYTRDRLAPALGERTRLAQLSPGVDVDRFTPDVDGAAVRRRWGLGEAPVVVCVSRLVARKGQDVLVAGWSRVLASHPGARLLLVGGGPAEASLRRAVTARGLQDSVVLTGPVGHDELPQHYAAGDVFAMPCRTRRGGLDVEGLGMVFLEAAACGRPVVAGTSGGAPEAVQDGVTGHVVDPRSPGAVADALSGLLDDRERARAMGEAGRAWVEARWSWTTIAADFARLLEPGCDQA, translated from the coding sequence GTGACCCGCACCCTCGTCGTCACGAACGACTTCCCGCCGCGGCAGGGCGGGATCCAGACGTTCGTCGCGGCGCTCCTGGAGCGCCGTCCGCCGGACTCCCTGGTGGTGCTGGCGTCGGACTCACCGGGATCCGCTGAGCACGACGCGGCCCTGCCGTACCCCGTCGTGCGCCGGCCCACCGGGATGCTGCTGCCCACGCGCGCCACCGCCCGAGCGGCCGTGCAGCTGGCGGACCGGTTCGGCTGCGACACCGCGTTGTTCGGCGCGGCCGCGCCGCTGGGTCTGCTGGCCCCGCGGCTGCGGGCCGCGGGCGTCCGGCACCTCGTCGGCGCGACCCACGGCCACGAGACCGGGTGGGTGGCGCTGCCGGGCAGCCGGCAGCTGATGCAGCGGATCGCCTCGGGTCTCGACGTCCTCACCTACATCAGCGAGTACACCCGCGACCGGCTGGCGCCGGCGCTGGGGGAGCGCACGCGGCTGGCCCAGCTCTCGCCCGGCGTCGACGTCGACCGGTTCACCCCGGACGTCGACGGGGCCGCCGTGCGGCGCCGGTGGGGCCTCGGGGAGGCGCCCGTCGTCGTCTGCGTGTCCCGCCTGGTGGCGCGGAAGGGGCAGGACGTCCTCGTCGCCGGCTGGTCGCGGGTGCTGGCCAGCCACCCCGGGGCCCGGCTGCTCCTGGTCGGTGGCGGTCCCGCGGAGGCGTCCCTGCGTCGCGCGGTGACCGCCCGTGGCCTGCAGGACTCCGTGGTCCTCACCGGGCCGGTGGGCCACGACGAGCTGCCGCAGCACTACGCGGCGGGCGACGTCTTCGCCATGCCGTGCCGCACCCGCCGCGGGGGACTCGACGTCGAGGGGCTCGGGATGGTGTTCCTGGAGGCCGCGGCATGCGGGCGTCCGGTCGTCGCCGGCACCTCCGGTGGAGCACCCGAAGCGGTCCAGGACGGCGTCACCGGGCACGTCGTCGACCCGCGGTCACCGGGCGCCGTGGCGGACGCGCTGAGCGGGCTGCTGGACGACCGCGAGCGGGCCCGTGCGATGGGCGAGGCCGGGCGCGCCTGGGTGGAGGCGCGCTGGTCCTGGACCACCATCGCGGCCGACTTCGCGCGCCTGCTGGAGCCCGGCTGCGACCAGGCATAG